The following are encoded in a window of Pygocentrus nattereri isolate fPygNat1 chromosome 5, fPygNat1.pri, whole genome shotgun sequence genomic DNA:
- the LOC119263482 gene encoding uncharacterized protein LOC119263482 isoform X4 yields the protein MPPRISPLKDAIQHVVSKTDKTCRLEVKYINAVKGRGVFAKGSICKGDFVVEYRGDMINDAESQRRRKLYHPSCAAFMFAFKWRGKTWCIDAAREDGSFGRLVNDEHQHPNCRMKKIDVNGKPHLCLFALNDIKEGEEVTYDYGGEDCPWRTKVGEETANDANVENSNHPFHLKTGDEHNVKTQQISSIQADTMAACNFGRTLLSKSQMDDATGPTNTTQQISSVTDNAMVAHDSRPSHLSKTQMDDATGPTNTTQQISSVTDNAMVAHDSRPSHLSKTQMDDATGPTSTTQQISSITDNAMVAHDSRPSLLSKTQMDDATGPTNTTQQTCCIKVNTMAACNSHPCLLSEMDDATGPANTPQQIVTCFENKNEVFVPRLRRTKSVIIKDTDLENSDELYDSTSEGEDDSTPDSSDNYIPDTTSERDSDDSLKPKYKSHDDLLDVYGSVSSPVCDSTTSDKMISDRHRLTSEVSGSDEEPCSSQNVNDSIVVGACTKKGGKRVYNKRQYCLYCCIPYAKMARHLEHAHQDKSDVAKALSFPKGSKERKTHLNYIRNRGNYAHNAAVMESGKGKLVPFKRPPKEVQGNDFMHCAYCQGLFTRRVLWRHVRSCRLRPGSVAPKPGKNRVQSMCTYTGPVPSTISKQLWGVISAMNPDPITDIVKNDQVIIDVGQHLLNKGGTSAKNQQSVREKMREMGRLIRNARKVTTLKKMEDLINPKKYMETVKAVKLTCGYDSETNKFLIPSLANKLGNTLVKVSKLLKAQGLISNNDKLVKNASEFQDVHQEKWNELISATALRNIREAKWNVPTVMPFTEDVQKMHAYLTQVQDEWYNSLSESPSTKAWMELAKVCLAQIILFNRRREGEVASMPLSAIFIKRHF from the exons ATGCCACCCCGTATCAGTCCCCTTAAGGATGCAATTCAGCACGTTGTTtcaaagacagacaaaacatgCAGACTAGAGGTGAAATACATCAATGCAGTGAAAG GACGTGGTGTATTTGCAAAGGGTTCAATTTGCAAAGGAGATTTTGTTGTTGAATATAGAGGAGATATGATAAATGATGCAGAATCccagagaagaagaaaactttACCACCCGTCATGTGCTGCATTTATGTTTGCGTTTAAGTGGAGAGGGAAAACATGGTG TATTGATGCCGCTAGAGAAGATGGATCATTTGGACGGCTAGTTAATGACGAACACCAACATCCAAACTGTAGGATGAAAAAAATTGACGTGAATGGAAAACCCCACCTTTGTTTGTTTGCCTTGAATGACAtcaaagaaggagaagaagtaaCTTATGACTATGGAGGTGAAGATTGCCCGTGGAGAACAAAG GTGGGTGAAGAAACAGCTAATGATGCAAATGTAGAGAACTCCAACCATCCCTTCCATTTAAAGACTGGGGATGAACATAATGTGAAAACTCAGCAG ATAAGCAGCATACAAGCTGATACTATGGCGGCATGCAACTTCGGACGGACCCTCCTCTCAAAGTCTCAGATGGATGATGCTACTGGTCCAACCAACACTACTCAACAG ATAAGCAGCGTTACAGATAATGCTATGGTAGCGCACGACTCCCGTCCTTCCCACCTTTCAAAGACTCAGATGGATGATGCTACTGGTCCAACCAACACTACTCAACAG ATAAGCAGCGTTACAGATAATGCTATGGTAGCGCACGACTCCCGTCCTTCCCACCTTTCAAAGACTCAGATGGATGATGCTACTGGTCCAACCAGCACTACTCAACAG ATAAGCAGCATTACAGATAATGCTATGGTAGCGCACGACTCCCGTCCTTCCCTCCTGTCAAAGACTCAAATGGATGATGCTACTGGTCCAACCAACACTACTCAACAG ACATGCTGCATTAAAGTTAATACTATGGCGGCGTGCAACTCCCATCCTTGTCTCCTGTCAGAGATGGATGATGCTACTGGTCCAGCCAACACTCCTCAACAG ATTGTGACatgttttgaaaacaaaaatgaagttTTTGTACCAAGACTGAGACGGACTAAGAGTGTCATA ataAAAGACACAGATCTTGAAAATTCTGATGAACTGTATGATTCTACATCAGAGGGTGAAGATGATTCTACACCAGACAGTTCAGATAATTACATTCCAGATACTACTTCTGAAAGGGACAGTGATGATAGCCTTAAACCAAAATATAAGTCTCATGATGATTTACTGGATGTCTATGGCTCAGTGAGTTCCCCTGTCTGTGACTCCACAACTTCAGACAAAATGATCTCTGATAGGCACAGACTTACATCTGAAGTGTCTGGATCAGATGAAGAACCATGTTCAAGTCAGAATGTAAATGACAGCATTGTTGTTGGTGCATGCACAAAAAAAGGTGGGAAGAGAGTGTACAACAAGAGACAGTATTGCTTGTATTGCTGTATCCCTTATGCTAAGATGGCAAGGCATCTTGAACATGCACACCAAGATAAATCTGATGTGGCTAAAGCTTTAAGCTTTCCAAAGGGTTCCAAGGAGAGAAAAACCCATCTAAACTACATTCGCAACCGAGGAAACTATGCTCACAATGCTGCTGTCATGGAGTCAGGAAAGGGAAAACTAGTGCCATTTAAACGTCCACCTAAAGAAGTGCAAGGAAATGACTTCATGCACTGTGCATACTGTCAAGGACTTTTTACAAGAAGGGTGCTATGGCGACATGTGCGCAGTTGTAGACTTCGACCTGGATCGGTTGCCCCCAAACCAGGAAAGAACCGTGTTCAGTCCATGTGTACATACACAGGGCCTGTACCTTCAACTATTAGTAAACAACTGTGGGGAGTAATCAGTGCCATGAATCCTGACCCAATTACAGATATAGTAAAAAATGACCAAGTCATTATTGATGTTGGGCAGCACTTGTTAAACAAAGGTGGAACATCAGCCAAAAATCAACAGTCTGTGCGAGAGAAGATGCGAGAAATGGGAAGGCTGATTCGCAATGCTAGAAAAGTCACCAccttaaaaaaaatggaagacctCATAAATCCAAAGAAGTACATGGAGACTGTCAAAGCTGTCAAGTTGACATGTGGGTATGACAGTGAAACAAATAAGTTTTTGATTCCATCACTAGCAAACAAACTTGGGAATACCCTGGTTAAAGTAAGCAAACTCTTAAAAGCTCAGGGATTAATCTCAAACAATGACAAACTTGTGAAGAATGCCAGTGAGTTTCAGGATGTTCATCAGGAAAAGTGGAATGAACTGATCTCGGCTACAGCTTTGAGGAACATCAGGGAAGCAAAGTGGAATGTGCCTACTGTCATGCCCTTTACCGAAGATGTCCAAAAAATGCATGCATATCTCACTCAAGTGCAAGATGAGTGGTACAATTCACTCTCTGAAAGTCCCTCTACAAAGGCCTGGATGGAGCTGGCAAAGGTGTGTCTGGCCCAGATCATACTTTTTAACCGGCGCAGGGAAGGAGAGGTGGCAAGCATGCCCTTATCTGCAATATTCATCAAGAGACACTTCTGA